A window from Citrus sinensis cultivar Valencia sweet orange chromosome 5, DVS_A1.0, whole genome shotgun sequence encodes these proteins:
- the LOC127902350 gene encoding uncharacterized protein LOC127902350: MKVLSIGGGGYAWEAKEKVENGMAVIIREVNKCYDLQHFLKQESSIAVKLEQLKISECSHLINLVPSSSSFQNLTTLVVSYCKGLKNVLTSSTTKTLVRLREMKISGCNMITEIVADDDDAAKDEIIVFNEMKKLTLSYLKSLTSFCSGSCAFRFPSLEILVVDDCHNMKIFSRGELSTPVLLRVQLKTWDKEQSAWKDDLNTTIQQSQSSN, translated from the exons ATGAAAGTTCTCTCTATAGGAGGAGGAGGTTATGCTTGGGAGGCAAAAGAAAAGGTTGAAAATGGGATGGCGGTAATCATAAGAGAAGTAAACAAGTGTTATGATTTGCAGCACTTCTTGAAACAAGAGTCCTCCATTGCGGTCAAATTGGAACAGCTGAAGATATCCGAGTGCAGCCATTTGATTAACCTTGTGCCATCTTCGTCAtcctttcaaaatttaacaactTTGGTGGTATCATATTGCAAAGGATTGAAAAATGTATTAACATCCTCAACAACAAAGACTCTGGTGAGGCtcagagaaatgaaaataagtgGATGCAATATGATAACAGAAATAGTGGCAGACGATGATGATGCAGCAAAAGATGAGATTATTGTTTTCAACGAAATGAAGAAGTTGACactttcttatttaaaaagtctGACAAGTTTCTGCTCTGGCAGTTGTGCCTTCAGATTCCCATCTTTGGAAATATTAGTGGTGGATGATTGTCACAATATGAAGATTTTCTCAAGAGGAGAATTAAGCACACCCGTGTTACTCAGAGTGCAGCTGAAGACGTGGGATAAAGAACAGTCGGCATGGAAGGACGACCTTAATACAACCATACAACAG TCTCAATCTTCAAACTAA